In Mauremys reevesii isolate NIE-2019 linkage group 9, ASM1616193v1, whole genome shotgun sequence, the genomic stretch TTTATTGCTTGCATGTATTTATACTGTTAAATACTTGGTGAGACTTTTACCACAAAGCTATCTTAATCTGCATGGTTTAATAACACAGAGACTGAAAAACTCCCAAGAAGTTAATTATGCTAATATGTAGGAAGAAAAGTGATTACCCAAATAACAAAAACAGAAATCAAATTAAACAGCCTGTTAGCATTAGACTCACATGGGTTTTAAAGTGGATCAAGAAGTTAGAGACAATACTGCAGGTTTGGAGGGGGCACCAGCaacaaatctgattttttaaaaacaagtctcAGGATACGGCCAAGGGCAACCTACTGGAAAATAAATAGCCAAAAGTGTTAATGAAATTTTCAGGAAAAGTGGAAGGAATTCCATTTATggggataattttttttaactacatAATATACATTAGGGTCTATCACATTGACTATCCCTTGGAATTCTGTGAATGCTTCTATTCTTTTCAAAAGTTGACAGATTCATACAAAGAAAAGACTAaggacttgtcttcactactcatactttgccagtatagctacgGCAGCAGAGCCCTCTAATGTAGACAGAGCATAAGCAATCAGAAGGATTTTCTGCCGGCAAAGCTACACCTCCCCATCAGCTGTGCTGACAGAATCCTTCTCTAGTTGCAGTTACACTGCGGGGGGAACACATGCAAAACCACGTTGACTTCTCCAcgtaactttgtagtgtagaccggACCTGACTAAGCCTGAAAGAAACAACAGAAAACATCATGGAATAAAGGGCAAAGAGATCCAAGCACTATCAGCCTAGGCAGGAAAGATGTGGAAGAACAGAGAGCAAAGGGCATTTCCTGCAGTGAAATGTGTGAACAGAATAATGGTTAaggctggaaaaaaaattggaggCTGGGATTTTGTCATGAAACTGCAACTTTTAACAACACACAGCAACTTTTTACAATTGCCggaaacctgagtggtgctgctgtaacctttgggtgggctAGAGTTCACATCATTTCCCGTCTCcagtgccttaaaaaaaaaaaactcccatAGAAAGTATCTGGAGACACAGAGTTCAGTCTCTAAGGATTTTCAGCAGGGGTTGCACAGGggtagcttagtggtttgagcattagcctctTAAATCCAGGgatctgagttcaatccttgagggggaccacttaggaatctgggtcAAAATCAGTActgggtcctgctagtgaagacagggggctggacctgGTGACCTtgcagctctatgagataggtatatctccatatattatattatttgcTTGTAGGAATCTTCAGTTGGGATCCATGCAGACTCTTCCTCTTCTGAAATCACTGCTAGCCAGTCAGCTAACTCATTAACCAAACATTCACTTAAGTGTATAGATTTAAATAAAACCCTGCTGCAAAACActtcagagttaggaacaacagcctgctttctgctcctgggcttagcttctcccaactcacacatagggtgaccagatgtcccgattttatagggacagtcccaatttttgggtctttttcttatataggctcctattaccccccccccccccaatcccgatttttcacatttgctgtctggtcaccctactcacacagggcacatggccttctgcaaagcagctgccctgactgcttGCCCTCATGGAGTCTGACCCCAGCAACAGGGAACCTATTGGCACATAAccaaaactaccacacccaattccagaagcttctgTATGTGGAGTActtaatctgcctagcaacaatgacccagacacaactcactcCTACCTCCCGGCAATgggtctcttaaagagatatTGCCCTATTAAGTACATGGGTTACACTGCgaccccatgcaccaggttgcaacaccactcattcaaatttggcccagctgcccctccaacATGTTTGCCTTTGAGAGAGGATGCACCATCTCATCCATGCTGCTGCCCTGCTTTATCAGGTAGCCTGCTTGGCTTTGAGGAAAGTGCTGGCACTTATGAGTGGGTGTGCACTCAAGGCTGGTGCCCTTTGTGGGGGTACCCAAAGAAGCTCCTCATTCTTTGGGGAAAAGGTTGGAGGAAGCCTGAGACAAGAACCCCGCCAGAAGCGTGTCTGCCTAATGCCACAATGTCTGACACCTGTttctattttgtttgtttattttttatggtACTAGAACTGACCACACCAAAACTGCAACTTCAACAAACTGTGGCTGCAActtttgaaccaaaaaaaatcacaactttcTTATAGCCTTAAGAATGTTGCAAAAATTGTCCAAAACTTATTACTGTCAGCATTTAGTTCCAATGAGCCTTTCAAATTAACACACTGACGTGCACATGGGACTGGGTAGCTGGTCTCAAATATTGACAATAATACATCAATACTGAGAAAGAGTGACAGAACGGTAGAGCTCCCATCTTTCCTACAGCCATTGCTGTAGCCATTGCCAGGCATGCATTTGCATCACAAAGgctagcaactttttttttttttaaataaaaaccgaGTTGCTGTGGAAAGCATAACAAATCACCAAGAAACCCAAAATTTGTGGGATCTGCTACCTTCCACTGGGCCTGGCATTGAATCACAGTCCCTGACAAATTCCACCACGGTGATAAGGTAGGGAGATGTAATTTTCCTGAAACGTCATGCCCTAGATAAGTCCCATCAGCCAGTTGTGGTAAAGCTTTCACTAACCCCAACCTACCTGATTTCTGGCCTGGAGCCTAGCTGGGGTGATGGCAGGGGGCTTCACCCTGCACTAATGGGAATGCCACTTTGTACTTCCAGATACGGTTTGAGGCTGTGCTGTGTCAAAACGTGGTCAGAGCAACTGCTGTAAAGCCTGATCATCTTGTGAACCAGCAGAGCCAGAAACTAATGTCCCGTTACACCAAATATTCTCACAGTATGAAAAATCACCTCTTGATGGAGACACTGCTGGAGGGCCCACCTCTATCACTGCATAAAGCTCTTGCCCACTCAGTCACCATCACCCAGGCCTCCTTCCTCCCGCTGGCATGGCCAGGgctaccccactcccctcccgcctGCCATGCCAGTGTCCCTGACCTCTATCGTCCAGGTCTCCTACTCCACTGCCCTCCTGCCTGCCATGACTAGTGTCCCTATCCTCTATCGTCCTGGCCTCCTATCCCACTGCCCTCCTGCCTGCCATAACTAGTGTCCCAGGCCTTTTGCCCTCTATTTCCTGGGTCTACTACCCTCCCACCTGGCTCATCATCCCATAAGAATATAAggatggccatactgagtcagaccaatggtccatctaatgtagtatcctgtcttctgacagtggccaatgccaggtgcccacagggaataaacagaacagggcaattatcaaatgatccatctaCTTTCATCCAgtcacagcttctggcagtcagaggcctagggacacccagattatgaggttgtgtccctgaccatcttggctaatagccattgattaacctatcctccatggacttatctaattaattttttaacccagttatacttttggctttcacagcatcctctggcaatgagtgcCACAGGTTGATTGTACactgggtgaagaaatacttcctaaTGTTTGGTTTAAACCTACTGCCTGATAATTTTATTAGGTGACCCGGGTTCATGAGttacatgaaggggtaaataaccaCTTCCttgttctccacaccagtcatgattctaTACACCTCTCTCATACGTCCCCTtcactgtctcttttccaagctgaacagtccctgtctctttaacctctcctcatatggcagctgtcccatacccctaaccatttttgtttcctgtctttggGCTTTTttcaattctatttttttttttaagatggggtgaccagctctgcaggcagtgtTAAAAGTATGGGCATACTATCTtcgatttatacagtggcattatgatattttctgtcttattatctatccctttcctaacggtGCCTAATGCTCTGTTACCCTTTTTGACTGGTGATGCACACTGAGacagtgttttcagagaactagctaGGATGGTGCCAAGGTCCCTCTCTTGGGTGGTGACAGGCTACAGCTAACCCAGACCCCACCAGAGTCCCTGCAGCCAGAGTTAGGCGCTccagtgtgtattactttgcatttaccagcCTCCCGCCCTCTATCACGCGGGCCTCTAGTCCTTCCACAGCCCCCGAATGCGGGTCGACGCGAGCATGGCGCCACACGCCCATAACTGGCCCACGAGGGCAGCGTGACCTGCCCGCCCCCATCACATAGGGGAACTTCCGAACCAGCGCGTACCCCGGCCGCCTGCGACTATGGTGAGAAGCTCCACCCACCGCCACCTCACTGCCCAATAGCAGGCAAGGCAGGGCAAGCTGTCCGCCCCCCCGCAACCAATCCCCATCCacgccctcaccccaccccagagggagcCGACACGCCTCAAACCGCAACGCTACGcagccggcggcggcggcgctgaCTTGCCTctaaccccgccccttccccttcagTTGCCACGCGCCCCCGCCCCGTAGCCACCCCATTAGCAACCGCCGCTGTCGCCTCGGCTGTTGTTTAGCACGAGAAAGGTAGGGGATGGGCGGCCGCGCGCGGAGTACCACCCGCCAGACCCCGGCGCGTGCTCTAGCCCCACCCACTTTTACCTCTGGCCAATTTGGCCGGCCGGAAGGTCGTTTTAACTACGCCCCTTCGCGCCAGCCGACCAATAAGAGCCGGGTACGGGCGGGGGCTGGTGGTCGCCGGGGAAGTTATAAAgggaggtgcggctggcgggAAGGGGAAGATGGCGGAGTAGACACGCGTTGCTCTCTTGTGCTGTCCCGTCAGCACCCCTGTGGGGAGCGGCGACTGGAGCCCGGATCCCAACCCGGTCCCGGTGTGaggcggagggaggaggaggccgccgccgccgcgaTGCCCAACATCAAGATCTTCAGCGGGAGCTCGCACCAAGACCTGTCCCAGAAAATCGCCGACCGCCTGGGCCTGGAGCTCGGCAAGGTGGTGACCAAGAAGTTCAGCAACCAGGAGACATGGTAAGAGGGGTCTGGGGAAGACTACAACTCCCGGCATGCCACGCCGCACACCGCTTCTGAGGGCTGCGCGGCCGCCGCGCGGGGTCTGCTGGGAATTGTATTGCTTTGCGGGGACTCCCGGTCTCGGCAAATGGAGTCCGGCCTGGCGCGGGCCggggggtgctccagcccccagaCCGGCTCCTACTGCTGGGGGTAGGGGGCTGGGCGAGGGGCCATCGATATTCGGACGTTTCTGGGCTGCTGGGGTGGGAGTCCCAGTGCCTTGTGGGAAGCGAAGATGCCCTGGTAgagtgcggggggaggggtctgtAGCCTTGGGACGTTTGCTCTGCTGGCTGAGAGCAAGAGGCTCCGCCGTGGCCGTCTGTATGGTCTGCTTCAAAACAACGTGTCTGGCCTTCTTCGGGCTTCGTTTCCTGGAGCGTGAGTGTTGTAGCTcacgctgcctgagtctgcagacagcgcTCCAGTATCTCAGCTGCTGCGGGCCAAGGCTcagggtaacattctgctgcttAGGAAAGCCCTGAGCACTAAGCAGTTCCCGGGGAAAGTGAACCCAGAGTGGAAACGCTGACAGGTTGCTCTTTCGAAAGACTTTGGTGTGTGGACGCTCTTGAGTCTTAACTAAGGAAGCCACAGAAGAATAGGCTTAATTTGTAGAAGATAAAGTTTGACAATTGTGGGGTATCTTGTGTAATTAGAGAGCTCTTGGATGGAGGTGCAGGTGTTAGACAATGGACCTGCTCTATTCACTGCTGTTCTTGCCCCGCCTATGGCTTCCACTGAAAAACCAGAGTGGCTGATGCCATATTATACTATAGGAGCATATTTTATCATAGACTACATACACTTAAACTTACCTTTACAGCAAGAGGAGTGTGTTAGATATagagtatacttagattttcagaaagcctttgacaaggtcccttaccaaaggctcttatccAAAGTAAGCTGtgataggataagagggaaggtcctttcatggattagtGAGATAGGAAcaaaagggtaagaataaatggtcagttttcaggctggagagaggaaaATAATGGTGATTAaggtatgaagagagattaataagactgggacttttcagcttggaaaagagacgactaaggggagatatgctagagctctataaaatcatgactggtgtggagaaagtaactaaggaagtgttattactcctcataacacaagaactaggggtgaccaaatgaaattaataggcagcaggtttaaaacaaacaaaaggaggtattttttcacacaacgcacaatcaatctgtggaactccttgccacaggatgttgtgaaggccaagaccataacaaggttcaaaaaagaactcagtaagttcatggaggctaggtccatcaatggctattagccaggattggcaggcATGGTATTCCTAAAAGCTGGGTAcaagtgacaggggatggatcacttgatgattacctgttctgttcattccctctggagcacctggcatcagccaatgtcagaagacaggatactggcctagatggacctttggtctgacccggtatgtctgttcttatgtgattcccctgcttgtgtacacGTACACAAGCTAACGTGACTATGAATAGCAGTGTGTGGTTGCGGGAGCACGGGTCATGGCAGCAGTGTTTTGTCTTAGTAGTGCCatgtacaaacccacctgaaacctggtctgttagtctataaggtgccacaggattctttgctgcttctacagaaccagactaacatggctacccctctgatacctggtACCCACTTGGCATTGCTAAAATGTGGAAGAGCTCTGAGTAGCTTTCAAGCTGGTCACATTTcccagcagaagttggttcaataaaagatattacctcattcaccttATCTCTCCCCTAGGGCATCTTGATACTCTATCTGGGTTTTGCCATGCACTAATCTGAATACTAGGTATTTGGtcagtagttttttttttaatggtgtcCTGCCTCATAACTATTGCTCTGCCAAGCTTCTAGAAAAACTGTAAACAGCACTGTAGGAGCCACAAGACACTAGCTAAGTAGcattaaataaatatattgcTTTTCTAAGTACAGTAAAGATCCTTGTTATCAAAGACTAGACTATAGACATTCAAAACTTGAAACTTAGGCTAGAGAATCCTTTTCCATATGAAAGGACCATTAGGGTGTGGCTGGTACATTCAATCACAACTGAAGAGCATTTTCTGAAAGCTTGATACAATTACCACTGAAAAGGTCAACGTTGATATTTAAAGCCTTATTATGATCACTTAGCAGCCCATGAAGGCAACTTGAGGCTTTCGTCTCTCTTGTGCTATATCTTTTAGTCTCTCTGCAAACTGTGAACTGCTTTCCCTGATTGCAGACAAGATAGTGAACTTTTGATTGCTGCGTTGTtgttccaggatattagaaagacaaggagggtgaggtaatacctgtttttggaccaacttctgttggtgaaagaaacaagctgtCAAGCTTACacccagctcttcttcaggtcactgtaagctcaaaggcttgtctctttcaccagaagAAGTTGGTAtgataagatattacctcacccaccttgtttctgttGGTCACTTTTGAGTTTAGTATTTATGTAGATAACTAAAATATTCTGGGAATTCCCAAGCACTATGAATCTGTAACTTTTTCCACATCTCTACAATCTACTATTGTTTATCATTCTTAATGTTTTTCGAAAACTGTAAATGTAAGTTCAGGGAGCCATGGATCTAACATGCAGTTATAAAAGTGCACTGCTTCTGAACAATATAAAATGGGTATGTCTTCACAGAACATGGATCATGTGTATTCACAGAACACAACATTACTATATGTGCTCACCTACTACATACACGAACCGGAGTAAAGGGTTACCTGAAAGGATCCTGTTATAAGGGCTTCAGAAGTAGGAGTCTTGTAAATGTTTTCCAGGCCGTATATGAGACTGGAGTGCACACACATCAGGAAAAACAGTACATATGTTTTCATTGCATGAATACGGGCTGTAAGTGAGAACCCAACAGGACTTAGATAAAACTTGTCAAAGGAGGGGGGTTTGTTTACTGAACTATGGCTCGCATCATTACACCAACTTCACAACCGTGTATCTAGTGCTCATATCCTTCCAACTGACTGGTCAAGTTCTTAATGTTAGCAAATAATGCTGACTGTACAAGAATAGCACAGATGTTCTTTCCTCCCCATCAGTCACTAGGGTGTTTACCTGGAGAGATGAGGTTGGCTTCCTAATCAGTGCTGCTTGGGCTTTAACAAAAGAGCAGCTGATCCTGATTTTATAGCCCACAGCAACAAATATAAGAGGAGACAAGAAGTTGGGAAATGTGTGAGGGAAGAGAATGGGCTGGTTAATTCTTTGTATGAAAATCTGGGTATACAACAAGACTGCATCTAAAATTAAACTGACCTCAGCTTGAGTCGCATAATCTCTTGCAGCCACTTGCCAGTTAGTAATAACCAATGTTCTCTGGCTGTAGTCCAAAGTGAAGCTGCCTCCAAAATGTCAAGTGTATGTAGTACAGATGAGGGAAAAGTTGCCCCATTTCTTCCTCCGTGGATTCTGGGCTTTCTGACTATTTCCAATGTTGCTGGCTTGTCCtctcaactgaaacattttggagCACTCTGTTGCTACATAAGGCCTTATACAGCGCTTCCTCAGACTTCATAGAAGCCACTGCCTCATCTCCCCcactctgctcctggggcaggcCTCTCTGTACATGTTTCTAAAGCTGTCTGGCCATTTGCTGCTGGCACCAGGACCTCTAGCGTATATTCAGAATCCCTTCACCAGGGATTACTGTGAATTATATCCATGAAGAAATTAACCCTGAATACTTTCTCAAAACAAGATATTGAAGGGTTCTCTGTTCACGTCAGTAAATCACTCTTAAATGTTAGACTTATAATGTTGTTTTCGGTGCCCTGTGGGCTCTTCTAAAAATCTGGCTCAGGGCTTGCTTTGCTGATGTGCCAtcactttttccttttttaaaagaagcCTTGTATGAGTGAAATTGTGTTCAATGGTTCCACTGTGTGACTTGGAGGAGCTTAAGCACTCTTCAGGGGGTGTGAGTACATTACATAGAGATCTACAGGcatggctacactcgaaactccaaagcgcttggaagtgcgagtgtggttgtggcgccagcgctgggagagagagctctcctagcgctgcaggtactccacctcccagaGGGGATTGCTCCCAGCGCcggggcactgtctacactggcgctttacagcattGTAacctgctgcactcaggggggtgtattttcacacccttgagggagaaagttgcagcgctgtaaagcgccagtgtagccatagcctaaaaTAGAGGCTGTATGGTTTTTGCTTTCCCAGCTGAATCAGTATATTTAATCAAAATGAGCAATGTAAAATACAGTAGATTCTGCCTATTAATAGACCTTTGATTGCCAGCAAAACATTGCCATTGTCCTGCTATTGCTAATAAGCAGAAGGCAGGTTTGCAGGCCTCCAGGAAGGAAGTGCTGGGATGGCTTTCTCTGGTTGCAGCCCTACAAACCtgcctgtggggaggggaaatgcagCCTTGGATACTGGGGCTTTCTTCGGGGAGCAGGGTGTTGGGGGCCCATGGGGCTGCACTGTACCGCTCCCTGTGCTTTCCAGGGGTTAGGGCTCAGGACCTTCCAGTGCTTCCTTCTCTGGGTGCTGTCCTCTGGCGTGCCATAGCCTGGAGAGCTCTTGGAGAGGTACCATACAGCTCCAGCAGTGGGGTTCAGCTCCCCTCCCTACTACtaccctgcctgcagcctcccctcccagcgcAGCCATAAGCCAGTTACCTCTTGTGCAGTCCCTCTGCAGGCAGGTTTATGGGGCTGCAGCTAGGGAAGGTATGTCCCAGCACTTCCCTCATGGCTGCAGCCTTGGAAACCTGCCATCAGGTGGAGCTTTTCTTCCAAAAAGTGTTAAGTGGCATACTGTTGCCAATATCTGAATCccattaatatttaatattaaggGATGGGATTTGTTCCCAGCAAAATATTGCTATTAACTGGAAGTTATTAATACTGTATCTGGGTTGCTGTTAAGCAAAATGTACTGTTACTGAGCAAATAAGTAACTGCCTTTCTGTTGGGTCTTGTTGATCGGTTACTAAGTTGCATGGAAATTGCTGATGCAGGCTGCTTGCTGTTACCAAATTGTATTTGTTTTGTGCTTTTAATTTCACTTGTTTATCTCCTGCACCTAGTGTGGAAATAGGTGAGAGCGTGCGTGGAGAGGATGTCTACATTGTGCAGAGTGGCTGTGGTGAAATAAATGACAACCTGATGGAGCTTCTCATCATGATAAATGCCTGCAAGATCGCATCAGCTAGCCGTGTCACTGCAGTCATACCATGCTTTCCTTATGCTCGCCAGGACAAAAAGGACAAGGTAGTGCAAACAGGAGTTCCATAAAGGAATATGCCCATCTAGTTTCTAGCCAGCAGCccgtgcttcagaggaaggtgtgcaACTCTTTAGTTCACCTATTTGTGCAGAACTGCAATGTGTAAGAGAAGGGCGGGGGAAACTATTTTAACATAGTCTATCACTTTTTCATCTTGACATTTGCCATCCTTTATCATAATCAGTGGAATTGCAGATGCTGTCTTGATTTGTATAAATGTCTATTCCTTTTGGAAACTTACCAAGCTGTTTTCCTCCCTGGATGGAGTGTGGGTGTTGGTGAGAATTTGGCAGTTTTAAGTAAAATTGAAGTATATTTTCAGACTTTCAGGCAATGATTTATACCCCTGAGGGAGAGGCTGAAATGTATTTCTTTTAAACCCACAAGTGAATTTGCTGTCATCCAAATTAACATGGCTTTTTCTTGTACTAGAGTCGAGCCCCAATTTCTGCCAAGTTGGTCGCTAACATGCTGTCTGTGGCGGGTGCAGATCACATCATCACCATGGACCTACATGCTTCTCAGATTCAGGTATGAACTGAAACTTGGGAAGATGACGCTTTTCAGATGTAGACAAGCAGATGATACTTCCGCGTCACAGATGTTACCTGTGGGATGGTCTAGGCCAGTAGGGTAATGGCAGGCAGTGACTAGATCCTTAGTTTATGTTGCATGACACATGGTCATTTGTAAATAAGATTGCTGCTGTTCTTGATTGACCAAGCAAATCAAGGCCTTACACTCAACTTGATGGTATTTCTGTGTCTGGTTGGTTATAATGTAATAATTTTTGACTGCCACATCTGATAAATGCAAACATTTCAGGGAATGTTTTAGGCACCGATGGGCAGAATTCTGTTGATTTAGGTGAAAATTGGAAAACcggatgggggaaatggggaacacacagagcccctggcgaCTGAGTTAGCAGAGCCAGCAGCTTCAACCAGGTCTATCTGTTTGATCAAAGAACTAGTTGATGGTGCCATTACATGTTCTGTCCTAACAATACCTATCTCCGCTCTGCCCAATAGAGTTGAAATGTTGATACCCTTAAATGCTTCTTTCCCAAACAGAAAAGAGTTAGTGGTGGGGTCAGGTGGAGATACAGGTGTACATAGCCCCTGGCATTGGGTGATTGGGTGAGCACACAGACCCCCTGGTACAGACGCAGGGACAAAGGCATGGGGAGGAGTACAGGAGAAATGGAGTTTTTGGTAGCAGCAGAGCAGGAATAGGTGGTGCACAGAGCTTCTGGCTTGCAGGGAGTTCCTGAAATACAGTGGGATGGAAGGGTGGCACACCAAAAACTCGTGAGGAGAATAGATATGCAAGGAGCACCCTCCCCCCAGTATGTGCAGTGAGCTTAGTCTACAGAAGCAGTGATATGTGAGACCCACTAGTTTAATAATACATTCACTCTTGTAACTATTGCCATTGAAGACCTGGGCGGGTGGCTCATATTTCCCTGTTTCAGCTTGCTCTGTGCAGGTATTGAGTCTTAACATGAGCCCAAAAAGGGAGTGAGCAGGTAGGGTTGGTGTTTCTTGCATGTAGGAGATGCCTATTTTGCCAAGTATTCATCTATGTAGTCATCACCCACTGATAGTCCAGGATTGACTATCTTTTGGCATTTGGGCAACCTGTGAAGTTTCCCTGGAAGCTTCTGCTGAGGTAGTATGAAGTTGGCTGCATCCAGAGCATGAGGCCAAccctcaatttaaaaaacaaaccaagcaaCTAGCTGCTACGCTAATAGATGGGAATGAATGTCCACATCAGGTCTGTTATTGGACTGTTTTCATGTTGATCAGCAGAAGTGCATAACACAACTTAAGAGTAAAGGGATTACTGTGAACATTAGCCCATTAGACTCTGTAACTCTCCATAGAGGCGGAAGATGTTCTCTTGCATTAGTATTCTGTGTATCCCGAAGATTACTGCCCATCTATTAATGTAAGTGTAAGGAGAGCTGAATAACAGTACTATGAAAAGGCTGTGGCTGGAAGCCTGATTATTTTCAGGGCTTCTATTGCTTTCTGCCAGGTCTGTCTTTGGAATTTGATCGTCAGTTATGCAGAGTATATCTACTCCTGTTTGTCTTACCATAGGGTTTTTTTGATATCCCTGTGGATAACTTGTATGCAGAGCCTGCTGTACTGAAGTGGATCAAGGAGAACATTGCAGAGTGGAAGAACTGTACTATTGTTTCACCAGATGCTGGTGGAGCAAAGAGGTGAGATATTAGAAGCATCAGAACTGAGACTAGTTGACAGTAGTGTATCTTCACACCCATTTTAATTAGTAATCTCTGTTGTTTCGTAACACTGTAA encodes the following:
- the PRPS1 gene encoding ribose-phosphate pyrophosphokinase 1 gives rise to the protein MPNIKIFSGSSHQDLSQKIADRLGLELGKVVTKKFSNQETCVEIGESVRGEDVYIVQSGCGEINDNLMELLIMINACKIASASRVTAVIPCFPYARQDKKDKSRAPISAKLVANMLSVAGADHIITMDLHASQIQGFFDIPVDNLYAEPAVLKWIKENIAEWKNCTIVSPDAGGAKRVTSIADRLNVDFALIHKERKKANEVDRMVLVGDVKDRVAILVDDMADTCGTICHAADKLVSAGATKVYAILTHGIFSGPAISRINNACFEAVVVTNTIPQEDKMKHCSKIQVIDISMILAEAIRRTHNGESVSYLFSHVPL